One window of the Maribacter algicola genome contains the following:
- a CDS encoding T9SS type A sorting domain-containing protein, translating to DADGDGYAVSTMASCNSPGTGYTQDVLLVSDCDDSNELINPETIWYEDENNDGIADSELSEVGCESPGIGFTYVQPIPFTNNSDIILYPNPTLETIQIDLGKLHKRVAITIINSSKQLVYKEQFENRKVIEIEFSHYSTGFYFIYLSNENGYLTSKKFIKL from the coding sequence CGATGCCGATGGGGACGGCTATGCCGTTTCCACCATGGCAAGCTGTAATTCCCCCGGGACGGGGTATACCCAAGATGTTCTGCTGGTATCGGATTGCGACGATTCGAATGAATTGATCAACCCAGAAACGATTTGGTATGAAGACGAAAATAATGACGGTATTGCAGATTCCGAACTTTCCGAAGTTGGCTGCGAAAGCCCTGGAATAGGATTTACCTATGTGCAACCCATTCCCTTTACCAATAACTCGGATATTATTCTATATCCAAATCCTACATTGGAAACCATACAAATAGATTTGGGCAAACTTCACAAGAGAGTGGCAATTACCATCATAAATTCAAGTAAGCAATTGGTATACAAGGAACAATTCGAAAACCGAAAAGTTATTGAAATAGAGTTTTCTCATTATTCTACAGGTTTTTATTTCATTTATTTAAGTAATGAAAACGGGTATCTCACTTCCAAAAAATTCATTAAACTTTAG
- a CDS encoding thymidylate synthase: MKQYHDLLKHVLKEGNQKGDRTGTGTLSVFGYQMRFDLSEGFPMVTTKKLHLKSIIYELLWFLKGDTNIQYLQENGVRIWNEWADENGNLGPVYGHQWRNWNSDEIDQIKEVVETLKNNPNSRRMLVSAWNPSVLPDTSKTFSENVANGKAALPPCHAFFQFYVADGKLSCQLYQRSADIFLGVPFNIASYALFTMMMAQVCGYEPGDFIHTFGDAHIYNNHMEQVELQLSREPRPLPKMVLNPNVKDIFDFTFEDFTLLDYNPHPHIKGVVAV, from the coding sequence ATGAAGCAATACCACGACTTACTGAAACATGTTTTAAAAGAAGGAAACCAAAAGGGCGATCGCACCGGTACGGGAACATTAAGTGTTTTTGGATATCAGATGCGGTTTGACCTGTCTGAGGGGTTTCCAATGGTCACAACCAAAAAATTACATCTTAAATCCATCATTTATGAACTGCTCTGGTTTTTAAAAGGTGATACCAATATTCAATATTTACAGGAAAACGGCGTACGCATCTGGAACGAATGGGCCGATGAAAACGGGAATTTGGGTCCAGTGTACGGACATCAATGGCGTAACTGGAACAGTGATGAAATCGACCAGATAAAAGAGGTTGTTGAAACCTTAAAAAACAACCCAAATAGCCGACGTATGTTGGTGTCTGCCTGGAATCCAAGTGTCTTGCCAGATACCTCCAAAACCTTTTCAGAAAACGTTGCTAACGGAAAAGCGGCATTACCCCCCTGCCATGCATTTTTTCAATTCTATGTGGCCGATGGCAAATTATCCTGCCAGCTCTATCAACGAAGCGCCGATATTTTCTTGGGCGTTCCCTTTAACATTGCTTCCTATGCCCTTTTTACCATGATGATGGCCCAAGTTTGTGGGTACGAGCCTGGGGATTTTATTCACACTTTTGGGGATGCCCACATTTACAATAATCATATGGAACAGGTGGAATTACAATTGAGTAGGGAACCACGCCCTTTGCCAAAAATGGTCTTAAACCCCAATGTAAAAGATATCTTCGATTTTACGTTCGAGGATTTTACCTTGTTGGATTATAACCCGCATCCACATATCAAAGGCGTTGTGGCTGTTTAG
- a CDS encoding response regulator transcription factor produces the protein MKRVLIIEDDIEIVHLLEIHLKDLQCEVVTSQRGDEGFTNALHNDFSLIILDIMLPGMDGIEICQKLRAKNIKTPIIMLTSKSEEIDKVLGLEIGADDYLTKPFSVREFIARVKAIFRRQKMASHNAEEGMDKINHFGQLSINIETRKITLDGQRVDLSPKEFELLVLLSSNPGKSYDRKKLLNLVWGYDFEGYEHTVNSHINRLRSKIEPDMGNPTYILTTWGIGYKFNEDL, from the coding sequence ATGAAAAGAGTTTTGATTATTGAGGATGATATTGAAATCGTACATCTTCTCGAAATACATTTGAAAGACTTACAGTGTGAGGTGGTAACCTCCCAAAGGGGCGATGAAGGTTTTACAAATGCATTGCATAACGATTTTAGCCTAATCATCCTTGACATTATGTTACCTGGAATGGATGGCATTGAAATATGCCAAAAGTTGAGGGCAAAAAACATCAAGACCCCTATCATAATGCTTACCTCAAAATCCGAAGAAATAGACAAGGTACTTGGGCTGGAAATAGGTGCGGACGATTATCTGACTAAACCTTTTAGTGTAAGGGAGTTCATTGCCCGTGTCAAGGCAATTTTTAGAAGACAAAAAATGGCCTCCCATAATGCAGAGGAAGGGATGGATAAAATAAACCACTTTGGCCAGTTATCCATAAATATAGAAACACGAAAAATCACCCTGGACGGTCAAAGAGTTGACCTTTCCCCCAAGGAATTTGAACTTTTGGTACTATTATCCTCCAATCCAGGTAAGAGCTACGACCGTAAAAAACTCCTAAACTTGGTGTGGGGTTATGATTTTGAGGGTTATGAACATACAGTGAACTCCCACATCAATAGGTTACGTTCTAAAATAGAACCGGATATGGGCAATCCTACCTACATCTTGACTACCTGGGGTATTGGCTACAAATTCAATGAAGACTTATAA